In one window of Vanrija pseudolonga chromosome 5, complete sequence DNA:
- the clr3 gene encoding Histone deacetylase clr3, which produces MSDPNAMDVDTSSSSNSLAPAANLVEEFQREGQSQSIDSQGQTASPALGNSAVMDVDTSSNGFALGQLNGEASSGGLTGLSSSSSSVPPNGQAIISLTDSSAGASNGAATLFALGNNGVAATGGAVVARKVPRTGYVYDPLMMMHCQDGYIPTADNVQDAGNGHPEEPMRIKRIFNLLKSNGLIKKMKQLPSIECTYDQVRLVHDEDHWLKVQGTELLTDEYIVESKGYYDNLSLYVCRETAHCARLSCGGVISACTAVCTGEVRNAFAIVRPPGHHAEPDEHMGFCFYNNVAVAAREMQQKGLAKKVLILDWDVHHGNGTQRAFWDDPSVLYMSIHRHDGGRFYPGSDFGALDMVGVGAGEGYCVNIPWPFGGFGDGDYIYAFQKIIMPIAYEFAPDLVIISAGFDAADGDQLGECKVSPAGYGHMTHMLSALAKGKLVVALEGGYNLKAIADSSLAVGRVLLGETPDDIGEVEASEAGTEVVLQAAKVQSKYWKNVTVKSCEKPEVTTLANGAQATTGIPDILKIYRAHHLFSQYGLFEIPLASEELNDAFASQVICTEGIFSPDSSKVLVVFAHDFGNLRVETDGVTTTDINLAKSYLIDTTDLIVDWATKQNNYNLIDVNVLKRLPTTFVRDKPKMVSNSGDKLEGKLMRYLWDNYIELTDATDIIFIGHGSACGALMELVNHRDVEHKVRAVVQVGGLHSFVRPDPANESKRAWFRQASRIYVPDVHPLLQEERLHRRLGGQIFTSPKSPVVAVLNDVFPQIQEFVASKLPEPASSSNGNGIVVDAQTAITA; this is translated from the exons ATGTCCGACCCAAACGCCATGGACGTCGacacgtcctcgagctcaaacTCGCTGGCTCCAGCTGCCAACTTGGTAGAGGAGTTCCAGAGGGAGGGACAGTCTCAATCAATCGATAGCCAGGGCCAGACTGCCTCCCCTGCCCTCGGCAACAGCGCCGTCATGGATGTCGACACCTCTTCGAACGGATTCGCTCTGGGCCAGCTcaacggcgaggcgagcagtGGAGGGTTGACGGGACtttcgagctcgtcgtcttcagTACCTCCGAATGGGCAGGCCATCATCTCCCTCACCGATTCGTCAGCGGGAGCCTCGAACGGTGCTGCCACACTCTTCGCCCTGGGAAACAACGGAGTAGCTGCCACTGGCGGGGCTGTGGTTGCCAGGAAGGTCCCGCGCACCGGATACGTCTACGACCCACTCATGATGATGCACTGCCAGGACGGGTATATCCCCACGGCGGACAACGTGCAAGACGCTGGAAACGGACACCCAGAGGAACCGATGCGCATCAAGCGAATCTTCAACCTCCTCAAGTCCAACGGCCTGATCAAGAAGATGAAGCAGCTGCCATCGATTGAGTGCACGTACGACCAGGTCAGACTAGTCCACGACGAGGACCACTGGCTCAAGGTCCAGGGAACGGAGC TCCTCACGGACGAGTACATTGTTGAGTCCAAGGGGTACTATGACAACTTGTCACTCTACGTCTGTCGCGAGACGGCTCACTGTGCGCGTCTGTCGTGTGGCGGTGTCATCTCGGCCTGCACAGCCGTGTGCACAGGGGAAGTCAGGAATGCCTTTGCCATCGTCCGCCCACCAGGACACCACGCCGAGCCTGACGAGCACATGGGCTTTTGTTTCTACAACAATGTGGCCGTCGCAGCCAGGGAGATGCAGCAGAAGGGGCTGGCCAAGAAggtcctcatcctcgactG GGATGTGCATCATGGTAACGGAACGCAGAGGGCGTTCTGGGACGATCCCAGCGTCCTGTACATGTCTATCCACCGTCATGACGGTGGACGCTTCTATCCTGGAAGCGACTTTGGGGCCCTCGACAtggttggcgtcggcgcgggcgagggatA CTGTGTCAACATTCCCTGGCCCTTTGGCGGATTTGGAGACGGTGACTACATCTACGCGTTCCAAAAGATCATCATGCCGATCGCATATGAGTTTGCGCCAGACCTTGTCATCA TCTCCGCAGGATTTGATGCCGCGGACGGtgaccagctcggcgagtgtAAGGTCTCGCCTGCCGGCTATGGCCATATGACACATATGCTCTCTGCGCTGGCGAAGGGCAAGCTTGTCGTTGCTCTCGAG GGAGGATACAACCTCAAGGCCATTGCCGACTCATCGCTCGCCGTTGGCCGGGTGCTCCTGGGCGAGACTCCCGACGATatcggcgaggtggaggccAGCGAGGCTGGTACAGAGGTCGTGCTGCAGGCGGCAAAGGTCCAGTCCAAGTACTGGAAGAATGTCACTGTCAAGTCGTGTGAGAAACCAGAGG TCACGACGCTGGCCAACGGTGCGCAGGCTACTACTGGCATCCCGG ACATTCTGAAGATTTATCGGGCGCACCACTTGTTCTCCCAGTACGGCCTGTTTGAGATTCCCCTGGCGAGTGAAGAACTCAACGACGCGTTCGCCAGCCAGGTTATCTGCACCGAGGGGATTTTCAGCCCTGATAGCAGTAAAGTCTTGGTCGTCTTTGCCCACGACTTTGGCAACCTCCGAGTGGAGACGGACGGTGTGACGACAACGGATATCAACTTGGCAAAGAGCTACTTG ATCGACACCACCGACTTGATAGTCGACTGGGCGACCAAGCAGAACAACTATAACCTAATCGACGTCAATGTCTTGAAGCGGTTGCCAACAACGTTTGTCAGG GATAAGCCAAAGATGGTCTCCAACAGTggcgacaagctcgagggcaagctcaTGCGCTACCTCTGGGACAACTACATTGAGTTGACAGACGCCACCGACATCATCTTCATTGGCCACGGATCGGCGTGCGGTGCCCTCATGGAGCTGGTCAATCACCGAG ATGTGGAGCACaaggtgcgcgccgtcgtgcagGTTGGCGGCCTTCACTCCTTTGTCAGGCCCGACCCAGCGAACGAGTCGAAGAGAGCGTGGTTCCGACAGGCGAGCCGCATCTACGTCCCCGACGTCCACCCATTGCTCCAAGAGGAGcgcctccaccgccgacTGGGCGGCCAGATCTTCAcgtcgccaaagtcgccaGTTGTCGCGGTGCTCAACGACGTCTTCCCGCAGATCCAGGAGTTTGTGGCGTCCAAGTTGCCAGAGCCAGCCTCGAGCAGCAACGGAAACGGTATCGTCGTTGATGCTCAGACCGCTATCACGGCATAG